One Physeter macrocephalus isolate SW-GA chromosome 10, ASM283717v5, whole genome shotgun sequence DNA window includes the following coding sequences:
- the CCR6 gene encoding C-C chemokine receptor type 6, giving the protein MEARGLALVKRSLKMKETDIQERKLLWLFICGTRSYFLIDSLLSCSLHCEPEELKVRPPRIPGPDFVPRSSTAMRPEPMNSTNIYDANEDYFGLANSSDYSLDVDSFLCSLQEVRKFSGLFVPLAYSLICVSGLLGNILVVVTFAFYKKAKSMTDVYLLNMAVADILFVLTLPFWAVSHAAGEWIFSNVVCKLTRGIYAVNFNCGMLLLTCISLDRYVAIVQATKSFRLRSRTLAHRKMICLVVWVVSIFISSSTFTFNQKYKLQGSDVCEPRYHTVSEPIRWKLLMLGLQLLFGFFIPLVFMIFCYMFIVKTLMQAQNSKRHRAIRVIIAVVLVFLACQIPHNMVLLVTAVNLGRTDRSCSSERLLGYTRNVTEVLAFLHCCLNPVLYAFVGQKFRSYFLKIMKDLWCARRRQKAPGFSCSRLHSDNFISRQNSETADNDNPSSFTM; this is encoded by the exons ATTCACTTCTGTCCTGTTCTCTCCACTGTGAGCCAGAGGAGTTGAAGGTCCGCCCCCCTCGTATTCCAGGCCCGGACTTTGTGCCCAGATCAAGCACCGCCATGAGACCG GAACCCATGAATTCCACCAACATCTACGACGCAAATGAGGATTACTTTGGGTTGGCTAATAGTTCAGATTATTCACTCGATGTTGACAGCTTTCTATGCTCCTTGCAGGAGGTCAGAAAGTTCTCTGGGCTATTTGTGCCACTTGCTTACTCCTTGATATGTGTCTCTGGCCTTCTGGGCAATATCTTGGTGGTGGTCACCTTTGCTTTTTATAAGAAAGCCAAGTCTATGACCGACGTTTACCTCTTGAACATGGCCGTGGCAGACATCCTCTTTGTCCTTACCCTCCCGTTCTGGGCGGTCAGCCATGCCGCTGGCGAGTGGATTTTCAGCAACGTCGTGTGCAAACTGACCCGGGGCATCTACGCCGTCAACTTTAACTGTGGGATGCTGCTCCTGACGTGTATCAGCCTGGACCGCTACGTCGCCATCGTGCAGGCCACCAAGTCCTTCCGGCTCCGGTCCAGAACCTTGGCTCACCGCAAAATGATCTGTCTGGTCGTGTGGGTGGTGTCGATCTTCATCTCCAGCTCGACCTTCACGTTCAACCAGAAATACAAGCTACAAGGCAGCGACGTGTGCGAGCCCAGGTACCACACCGTCTCCGAGCCAATCCGCTGGAAGCTGCTGATGCTGGGGCTGCAGCTCCTCTTCGGCTTCTTCATCCCGCTGGTGTTCATGATATTTTGCTACATGTTTATTGTCAAGACCTTAATGCAAGCTCAGAATTCTAAGAGGCACAGAGCCATCCGCGTGATCATAGCCGTGGTCCTTGTCTTCCTGGCTTGCCAGATCCCACATAACATGGTGCTTCTCGTGACCGCCGTCAACCTGGGCAGGACGGACCGCTCATGCAGCAGCGAGAGGCTGCTGGGCTACACCAGGAACGTCACCGAGGTCCTGGCTTTCCTGCACTGCTGCCTCAACCCGGTGCTCTATGCCTTCGTCGGTCAGAAGTTCAGAAGCTACTTTCTGAAGATCATGAAGGACCTGTGGTGTGCGAGGAGGAGGCAGAAGGCGCCGGGCTTCTCCTGCTCCCGCCTGCACTCGGACAACTTCATCTCCCGGCAGAACAGCGAGACCGCGGACAATGACAACCCGTCCTCCTTCACCATGTGA